In Oncorhynchus masou masou isolate Uvic2021 chromosome 31, UVic_Omas_1.1, whole genome shotgun sequence, the sequence cattgaaaataagaatttattcttaactgatttgcctagttaaataaaggtaaaataaataaaattgtagcgtcatacacaagaagactcaacgctgtaatcgctgccaaaggtgcttcaacaaagtactcttgtaaagggtctgaataattatgtaaatgtgatatttctgttttttatttttaataaattagcaaacattaaaaaaacagtttttgattcgtcattatggggttttgtgtgtagattgatgagggaaaaaaaaacaattgaatcaattttagaataaggctgtaacctaacaaaatgtcaaggggtttgaatgttttccgaaggcactgtacgtgATAGTCAaatgttccctatacccatcatgaggttgctacaacccagcctatgaattaaagtataaaatgtaggtgcacaggtcgagagaagcATTTGAGtcatcaaggtgacagacagtgacatatTCAATACCACCTTGCGTCTATCTGGGTGTAATCATCCAagagttgcaaacgagagtttctattcgACAAAGTCAGGTATGTTCATCCTCGTTTCAGtctgtttgcttctgtttaataaacgtttttcaacagaatcagcggaatgagcctcccgagtggcacaatgGTCTgtattgcagtgctagctgtgccactagagattctgggttcgagtccaggctctgtcgcagccgaccgcgaccgggagacccatgggcggtgcgcaattggcccagagtcgtccaggttaggggagggtttggccggcaaggATGCCCTtatcccatcgtgctctagcgactccagtggcgggccgggcacagtgcacgctgacatggtagccaggtgtatggtgtttcctccgacacactggcttccgggttaagtgggcgttgtgtcaagaagcagtgcggcttggatgggttgtgtttcggaggacacacggctctcgaccttcgcctctcccgagtccgtacgggagttgcagcgatgagacaatactgtaactaccaattggatacaggaaattggggaggaaaaaaaaaagattcagcgtaatgaatacaccctgaTCCAGTGATTCATTTGAGCCGGAACCTTCCCGGAACAGGATCCGACAGCTCTCTGTTTTGGACTGGTTTTTGTCCGGAACCTATTTGGCCGGATCCCGTACTTCTTGTGGCATGAAAATGGGGAATGTGTTCCGGTGCCTCGGAGATCACCAGGTCACCCCACTCACTGTTTGTTCCGGTACCTCGGAGATCACCAGGTCACCCCACTCACTGTTTGTTCCGGTACCTCGGAGATCACCAGGTCACCCCACTCACTGTTTGTTCCGGTACCTCGGAGCTCACCAGGTCACCCcactctaataataataataataatatatcccatttagcagacgcttttgtccaaagcgacctacaagtcggctggggccactacttttacatatgggtggtcccagcgggaatcgaacccacgacgcttggcgttgcaagcgccatgctctaccgactgagccacacaggacccactcTAGTGCTCACTGTTTGTTCCGGTACCTCAGAGCTCACCAGGTCACCCCACTCACTGTTTGTTCCGGTACCTCGGAGCTCACCAGGTCACCCCACTCTAGTGCTCACTGTTTGTTCCGGTACCTCGGAGCTCACCAGGTCCCTTTTGCTTgtgtacttcaatgcacaacacatcagctgtctgtgaccaggcattttcaagccaaaccttcatatcataactgctaactgctacacacagcctacatcattgtcaccatattagctaacatcATAGTCAATATAGCTACGAGAACTAACACATTAGGAAACACTCTATAATCATGCAGTAAAGTATAGAGTCAGCAAGCAGTTTGGCTGGtgggcaataaattaataaaaccaaaagtgTACCTTGATTTGAGTTCAAGTGTtggatagccagctagctaacaaagCATTTTCTCACTGAgcaggctaaactagctagctgcattcgctagGGAGTGAAAAAATATACAACTAAATAtagttagctctctctctctgtctctctctctctcttaatatcATTTAAAttcaaatggctttattggcatggaaaacacgtgaaataaacaataacaaattaacagtaaacattacactctcaAAAATtccagtgttgtaacgatgttaaaatagttaaagtacaaaagggaaaataaataaacataaatatgggttgtatttacaatggtaattgttcttcactggttgaccttttcttgtggcaacaaatatttctgctgtgatgtcacactgtggtatttcaccctgtagatatgggagtttatcaaaattggatttgttttcaaattctttgtggatctgtgtcatctgagggaaatatgtgtctcatagggtcatacatttggcagtagGTTAAAAGTTCAGCTCAGTttctacctcattttgtgggcagtgagcacatagcctgccACATAGACCTTCCAATTACTATGGAAGTGGGTAGGAACCATGAGCCTGCTAGGTTTTGTAAGtaaagtcaatgtacccagaggaggatggaagctagctgtcctccggctacaccatggtgctaccctacagagtgctgttaagGCTACTGTATACCTTCATTGCAAAAATGtcttttaataaattatttggtcaTATGAatatattatcaaatcaaatcaaattttatttgtcacatacacatgtttagcagatgttaatgcgagtgtagcgaaatgtttgtgcttctagttccgacaatgcagtaataaccaacaagtaatctaactaacaattcctaaactactgtcttatacacagtgtaaggggataaagaatatgtacataaggatatatgaatgagtgatggtacagagcagcataggcaagatacagtagatggtatcgagtacagtatatacatatgagatgagtatgtaaacaaagtggcatagttaaagtggctagtgatacatgtattacataaagatgcagtagatgatatagagtacagtatatacgtatacatatgagatgaataatgtagggtatgtaaacattatattaggtagcattgtttaaagtggctagtgatatattttacatcctttcccatcaattcccatttattaaagtggctggagttgagtcagtgtgttggcagcagccattcaatgttagtggttgctatttaacagtctgatggccttgagatagaagctgtttttcagtctctcggtcccagctttgatgcacctgaactgacctcaccttctggatgatagcggggtgaacaggcagtggctcgggtggttgttgtccttgatgatctttatggccttcctgtgacatcggttggtgtaggtgtcctggagggcaggtagttggcccccagtgatgcgttgtgcagacctcactaccctctggagagccttacggttgagggcggagcagttgccgtaccaggcagtgatacaggccgacaggatgctctcgattgtgcatctgtagaagtttgtgagtgcttttggtgacaagccgaatttcttcagcctcctgaggttgaagaggcgctgctgcgccttcttcacgatgctgtctgtgtgggtggaccaattcagtttgtctgtgatgtgtatgccgaggaacttaaaacttactaccctctccactactgttccatcgatgtggataggggggtgttccctctgctgtttcctgaagtccacaatcatctccttagttttgttgacgttgagtgtgaggttattttcctgacaccacactccgagggccctcacctcctccctgtaggccgtctcgtcgttgttggtaatcaagcctaccactgttgtgatgattgagtttgaggcgtgcgtggccacgcagtcatgggtaaacagggagtacaggagagggctcagaacgcacccttgtggggccccagtgttgaggatcagccgggtggagatgttgttgcctaccctcaccacctgggggcggcccgtcaggaagtccagtacccagttgcacagggcggggtcgagacccagggtctcgagcttgatgacgagcttggagtgtactatggtgttaaatgccgcgctgtagtcgatgaacagcattctcacataggtattcctcttgtccagatgggttagggcagtgtgcagtgtggttgagattgcatcgtctgtggacctatttgggaggtaagcaaattggagtgggtctagggtgtcaggtagggtggaggtgaaatGGTCCTTGACtattctctcaaagcacttcatgatgacggaagtgagtgctacggggcggtagtcgtttagctcagttaccttagctttcttgggaacaggaacaatggtggccctcttgaagcatgtgggaacagcagactgagatagggattgattgaatatgtccgtaaacacaccagccagctggtctgcgcatgctctgagggcgcggctggggatgccgtctgggtctgcagccttgcgagggttaacacgtttaaatgttttactcacctcggctgcagtgaaggagagtccgcagtgaaggagagtccacatgttttcgttgcaggccgtgtcagtggcactgtattgtcctcaaagcgggcaaaacagttatttagtctgcctgggagcaagacatcctggtccgtgactgggctggatttcttcctgtagtccgtgattgactgtagaccctgccacatacctcttgtgtctgagccgttgaattgagattctactttgtctctatactgacgcttagcttgtttgattgccttacggagggaatagctgcactgtttgtattcggtcatgtttccagtcaccttgccctgattaaaagcagtggttcgcgctttcagtttcacgcgaatgctgccatcaatccacggtttctggtttgggaatgttttaatcgttgctatgggaacgacatcttcaacgcacgttctaatgaactcgcacaccgaatcagcgtattcgtcaatgttgttgtctgacgcaatatgtaacatatcccagtccacgtgatggaagcagtcttatAGTTTTATAGTCTAGTTTTATGTAAAAAAGATAACTGTTTAACTTTTTTTTATTCACTGAGGAAGATGGTCCTTCCATTCCTCCACTGCTGCAGAGTCTTTGTGTTGCCTCCTACAGGGCAGGAGGAGTGGGAGCATCTGTAAAGACCACTTCGTTTTAATGTCTCTGTTTAGTTGACCCTGCTTATTTTATTGCTGTGTGATTACACCAATGTTGATCATTTCATTCAATCAATTGGTATTTAATTTCATAGTTCTGTAAAGTTTATCATACTGTCACCTAAAATACATTTATACAAACCCCAGATTAAACCTGCAGCATTTGTTGTCTTGGCGGTTTATATGCATAAACAGCTGTGACGGATTCTAGCATTGTGCTGAAGGTGACAGCCCTGCTCTAGCCCTTATCCTGGGAGATCAGGCCTCCACATGGTCATTTCATCAGACACATTGACAGAAGCCAATGCAGTGTAACAATAGTGATGTCCTAgttactctgtgttgtgttactctgttgtgttgtgttactctgtgttgtgtttctctgttgtgttactctgttgtgttgtgttactctgtgttgtgttaCTCTGTTGTGTtactctgttgtgttgtgttactctgttgtgttactctgtgttgtgttatgttgtgttactctgttgtgttgtgttactctgtgttgtgttaCTCTGTTGTGTtactctgttgtgttgtgttactctgtgttgtgttgCTCTGTGTTGTGGTATGTTACTCTGTTGTGTTACTCtgttgtgttactctgtgttgtgttatgttgtgttactctgtgttgtgttaCTCTGTTGTGTTACTCTGTTGTTTTACTCTTGTGTTACGTTGTGTTACTCTGTTTGTTGTGTTACTCTGGTGTGTTGCTCTGTGTTGTGTtacgttgtgttgtgttggtctgtgttgtgttgcgcTGTGTTGTGTTACTCtgttgtgttactctgtgttgtgttactctgtgttgtgttactctgtgttgtgttactctgtgttgtattgtgttactCTGTTTtactctgttgtgttgtgttactcTGTTTGTTGTGTtactctgttgtgttgtgttactcTGTTTGTTGTGTtactctgttgtgttgtgttactcTGTCTTGTGTTACTCTGTTtgttgtgttactctgtgttgtgttgtgtaactctgtgttgtgttgtgttactctgtgttgtgttgtgtaactgtgttgtgttactctgtgttgtgttactctgtgttgtgttactctgtgttgtgttactgtgttgtgttgtgttactctgtgttgtgttactgtgttgtgttgtgttactctgtgttgtgttgtgttactctgtgttgtgttgtgttacgttgtgttgtgttactgtgttgtgttgtgttactctgtgttgtgttaCTCTGCGtggtgttactctgtgttgtgttactgtgttgtgttactctgtgttgtgttgctctgtgttgtgttgtgttgtgttgctctgtgttgtgttatgttgctctgtgttgtgttgctctgtgttatgttgttactctgtgttgtgttgtgttattctgtgttgtgttgctctgtgttgtgttatgttgctctgtgttgtgttgctctgtgttatgttgttacTCTTTTATGTTGctctgtgttatgttgttacTGTGTTGTGTTGCTCGTATGTTGCGTTAATCTGtgttgtgttactctgtgttgttacTCTGGTGTGTTgctctgtgttgtgttatgttgtgttgtgttgctctatgttgtgttgtgttgctctgtgttgtgttatgttgctctgtgttgtgttgctctgtgttgtgttatgttgctctgtgttgtgttgctctgtgttgtgttgtattgttacTCTGTTGTGTTGCTctgtgtcatgttgtgttgtattgtgttactctgtgttgtgttgctctgtgtcatgttgtgttatgttgctCTGTGTTATGTTGctttgtgatgtgttgtgttatgttgctttgtgatgtgttgtattgtgttgctcTGTGTTATGTTGCTCTGTGATGTTTTGTGTTATGTTGCTCTGTGATGTGTTGCTCTGTGTTATGTTGCTCTGTGTTATGTTGCtctgtgatgtgttgtattgtgttgctcTGTGTTATGTTGCTTTGTGATGTATTGTGTTgctctgtgttgtgttatgttgctctgtgtcatgttgtgttatgttgctttgtgatgtgttgtattgtgttgctcTGTGTTATGTTGCTttgtggtgtgttgtattgtgttgctcTGTGTTATGCTGCtctgtgatgtgttgtattgtgttgctcTGTGTTATGTTGCtctgtgatgtgttgtattgtgttgctcTGTGTTATGTTGCtctgtgatgtgttgtattgtgttgctctgtgttattttgccctgTGTGGTGTTGCTGCCAACCTGTAGCCTAGTTTAATGGCTAATCTAATCTCCCTCTTGACAGGTGGCTTGGGCACACCCACGTCATCAGCTGGCAGCTCCACCTGCAAGAGGCTCCAGCAGCACCGGCGCCCAGAGTACCTGAGGACAGAGTTACACAGGCTACAGAGCACCCTGGCtcgggaggaggggaggacagccTGCCTGACCAACGGAGCATCTGGATGTCATGGGATGAACAGGCAGAACGGTCACAGTGATGTCATAAAGACGAGCAACACCCTGAGACTACATGTACCACCAGCTGGCTCATGTGTCTCAGTCAGCCAGCAGCTCTCTCCTCTGGAGACATCCAGCTCAGAAGGATACAAACTATCCCTAAGTTACCAAAACAACCATTTAATTTCCTCCTCTACCACTCTTCCTCAGATTGACTTCATGTTGACCCCAGGGTCAATCCCCCTACAGCCCTGCCTCTTGAGACCTAACCCCAGGTCTAGTTCTGCTGCCTCTGCAACTCAGTTCTGCCCTCCTAACTCCAGGACCTGTCCCTCTGgttccactggctccaggtcacccCAGTCCCCCCGGCCAACCTGCCACTCCAGGCCACCTCCTTCAGGGGACACTCCCTTCAGCTCCTCTTTCAGTTTCATCCAACAGTCACTGAGCCTTGATTCACTGAGCTCCAATCACAGGACAGATACAGACACTGCAGCTGGTGAGAGGCCCCCTGGCCTAAACCCAGACCCACAACCACTGAACAGCTCCCCTGGCCTAAACCCAGACCCACAACCACTGAACAGGCCCCCTGGCCTAAACCAAGACCCACAACCACTGAACAGCTCCCCTGGCCTAAACCCAGACCCACAACCACTGAACAGCTCCCTTGACCTAAACCCAGACCCACAACCACTGAACAGCTCCACGAGTCTAGACCCAGACCCGCTGGATCAGTCCTCAGCTAGGTCATTAAGAACTGGATCAGTCCCATCCCACTCAGAACCACTGGAGTGGTCTGGGTCTGTCCCACTCTGCCAACCTGTATCATCCCCCCTTGACCAATTACCATCCAGGACATCTGGCTCCAGCTCCAACCAATCACGACTAGGAGTTTTGGGTCTCTCTTTGGGGCTTTCTGTTTCAAAACTGTCAACTCCGAGTCGTGTCCAATCAGAGCCAGGCTCCGTCCCTCTCCGCCAGTCAGACAGAGTACGGGACCGGCTCTCACCTTGGGTGTGGCAGGACCGCCACTGGGAAGACCGGGAGGGGGCGGGACCACATCTGCGGGTGGAGTTACCCTCCTCTGACCTGGCGGAGGTGGAGCCTGACTGTGACTCCTCCTCTCTGGACACAGaagcctcctcctccctgtcagtAGCGGAGGACTCTGACGCTGccacaccctcctccctcacctcagGGTACGAGAGTGCCACGCCCACTAccgtctctgcctcctctctcacctcaggGTACGAGAGTGCCACGCCCACTAccgtctctgcctcctctctcacctcaggGTACGAGAGTGCCACGCCCACTACcgcctctgcctcctctctcacctcaggGTACGAGAGTGCCACGCCCACTACCGCCTCTGCCTGGAATGACTGCGTTCCAGACCAGGACCAGGCCTGGGACCAACTGGTCAAGAAGTACGAAGGTGTCCTTCAAGATTGCCTGCACAACAACCGTACTAATACTAAGGTATGTCTTGCACCATAGACATATTTTTTACATATGGGGTCATTTAGAAGAGCTACATTCTGCTATAATAGTTACATTCTGTACTCAGTAATGTAAAGCAACACATTGACCTGGTATTAGTCGTATTTCTGTCTGTGGCAGATGTTTCACAGTGCTTTGACTACTGAACTACTGTATTCTGTTACTGTGTCAGATTGAGTCCATGATGGGGAAGCTGCAGAGACTAAAGCAGAAGGCTATCCTGGAGGATGAGTATGACTCAGGTGAGGGAACATTCAAATAAAGACTGTGTGACACTAAGACACCTGCTCATTTTGTGTTGTCTCAGGGCCGGCGCTATAGATG encodes:
- the LOC135523348 gene encoding disrupted in schizophrenia 1 protein-like isoform X3, translated to MDYNYTDRSDAQHNHHHCEGGMEGGLGTPTSSAGSSTCKRLQQHRRPEYLRTELHRLQSTLAREEGRTACLTNGASGCHGMNRQNGHSDVIKTSNTLRLHVPPAGSCVSVSQQLSPLETSSSEGYKLSLSYQNNHLISSSTTLPQIDFMLTPGSIPLQPCLLRPNPRSSSAASATQFCPPNSRTCPSGSTGSRSPQSPRPTCHSRPPPSGDTPFSSSFSFIQQSLSLDSLSSNHRTDTDTAAGERPPGLNPDPQPLNSSPGLNPDPQPLNRPPGLNQDPQPLNSSPGLNPDPQPLNSSLDLNPDPQPLNSSTSLDPDPLDQSSARSLRTGSVPSHSEPLEWSGSVPLCQPVSSPLDQLPSRTSGSSSNQSRLGVLGLSLGLSVSKLSTPSRVQSEPGSVPLRQSDRVRDRLSPWVWQDRHWEDREGAGPHLRVELPSSDLAEVEPDCDSSSLDTEASSSLSVAEDSDAATPSSLTSGYESATPTTVSASSLTSGYESATPTTVSASSLTSGYESATPTTASASSLTSGYESATPTTASAWNDCVPDQDQAWDQLVKKYEGVLQDCLHNNRTNTKIESMMGKLQRLKQKAILEDEYDSAERFGKKLEELCRERSSLRLGLPSRQPSVALFLQRLRKAVHSALARMEDHREEVESDGGEVADAVQGPLQRREFFLQEKRMVEAEMAELQWRLGELQSRSCSLEQQIQQEEEELQTEEVEGPALRSCSHTQLRDMGNAINDLVTSQSRTRICVSPPEAILRLQDQEQSLSLSIKDATAKVVMSQRLGGSLRRKVSETETQLLALHEAKLAAISGNAFSSAKELKAEIRAVYGERDRLELLVKRLHSLSFVNSQDLAKMKTQQQQLKLELEARQAQHAYLGG
- the LOC135523348 gene encoding disrupted in schizophrenia 1 protein-like isoform X2: MDYNYTDRSDAQHNHHHCEGGMEGGLGTPTSSAGSSTCKRLQQHRRPEYLRTELHRLQSTLAREEGRTACLTNGASGCHGMNRQNGHSDVIKTSNTLRLHVPPAGSCVSVSQQLSPLETSSSEGYKLSLSYQNNHLISSSTTLPQIDFMLTPGSIPLQPCLLRPNPRSSSAASATQFCPPNSRTCPSGSTGSRSPQSPRPTCHSRPPPSGDTPFSSSFSFIQQSLSLDSLSSNHRTDTDTAAGERPPGLNPDPQPLNSSPGLNPDPQPLNRPPGLNQDPQPLNSSPGLNPDPQPLNSSLDLNPDPQPLNSSTSLDPDPLDQSSARSLRTGSVPSHSEPLEWSGSVPLCQPVSSPLDQLPSRTSGSSSNQSRLGVLGLSLGLSVSKLSTPSRVQSEPGSVPLRQSDRVRDRLSPWVWQDRHWEDREGAGPHLRVELPSSDLAEVEPDCDSSSLDTEASSSLSVAEDSDAATPSSLTSGYESATPTTVSASSLTSGYESATPTTVSASSLTSGYESATPTTASASSLTSGYESATPTTASAWNDCVPDQDQAWDQLVKKYEGVLQDCLHNNRTNTKIESMMGKLQRLKQKAILEDEYDSAERFGKKLEELCRERSSLRLGLPSRQPSVALFLQRLRKAVHSALARMEDHREEVESDGGEVADAVQGPLQRREFFLQEKRMVEAEMAELQWRLGELQSRSCSLEQQIQQEEEELQTEEVEGPALRSCSHTQLRDMGNAINDLVTSQSRTRICVSPPEAILRLQDQEQSLSLSIKDATAKVVMSQRLGGSLRRKVSETETQLLALHEAKLAAISGNAFSSAKELKAEIRAVYGERDRLELLVKRLHSLSFVNSQDLAKMKTQQQQLKLELEARQAQHVVAVALCSISGRLI
- the LOC135523348 gene encoding disrupted in schizophrenia 1 protein-like isoform X1, which encodes MDYNYTDRSDAQHNHHHCEGGMEGGLGTPTSSAGSSTCKRLQQHRRPEYLRTELHRLQSTLAREEGRTACLTNGASGCHGMNRQNGHSDVIKTSNTLRLHVPPAGSCVSVSQQLSPLETSSSEGYKLSLSYQNNHLISSSTTLPQIDFMLTPGSIPLQPCLLRPNPRSSSAASATQFCPPNSRTCPSGSTGSRSPQSPRPTCHSRPPPSGDTPFSSSFSFIQQSLSLDSLSSNHRTDTDTAAGERPPGLNPDPQPLNSSPGLNPDPQPLNRPPGLNQDPQPLNSSPGLNPDPQPLNSSLDLNPDPQPLNSSTSLDPDPLDQSSARSLRTGSVPSHSEPLEWSGSVPLCQPVSSPLDQLPSRTSGSSSNQSRLGVLGLSLGLSVSKLSTPSRVQSEPGSVPLRQSDRVRDRLSPWVWQDRHWEDREGAGPHLRVELPSSDLAEVEPDCDSSSLDTEASSSLSVAEDSDAATPSSLTSGYESATPTTVSASSLTSGYESATPTTVSASSLTSGYESATPTTASASSLTSGYESATPTTASAWNDCVPDQDQAWDQLVKKYEGVLQDCLHNNRTNTKIESMMGKLQRLKQKAILEDEYDSAERFGKKLEELCRERSSLRLGLPSRQPSVALFLQRLRKAVHSALARMEDHREEVESDGGEVADAVQGPLQRREFFLQEKRMVEAEMAELQWRLGELQSRSCSLEQQIQQEEEELQTEEVEGPALRSCSHTQLRDMGNAINDLVTSQSRTRICVSPPEAILRLQDQEQSLSLSIKDATAKVVMSQRLGGSLRRKVSETETQLLALHEAKLAAISGNAFSSAKELKAEIRAVYGERDRLELLVKRLHSLSFVNSQDLAKMKTQQQQLKLELEARQAQHEVTLKENVVKYIELLEDRLHSISGRLI